The Streptomyces sp. NBC_01268 genome window below encodes:
- a CDS encoding anthrone oxygenase family protein, translating into MTMTKQTTSAPTKSAAGVALGAAVVATGLTAGVWFAYACSVMPALARSDARVYVEVMRNINDVIQNPVFFTPFFGALLLTALAAWQLRADGRARGWTVAALVLYVAVFAVTSAANVPLNDALAAATDPVQARAAFEGPWAVWNDVRGVLTVAGFGCLLRALAVRTRG; encoded by the coding sequence ATGACGATGACGAAGCAGACGACCTCAGCTCCTACGAAGAGCGCCGCCGGGGTGGCGCTGGGTGCGGCGGTGGTGGCGACGGGGCTGACGGCGGGAGTGTGGTTCGCGTACGCGTGCTCGGTGATGCCGGCGCTCGCGCGCAGCGACGCACGGGTCTACGTGGAGGTGATGCGGAACATCAACGACGTCATCCAGAACCCGGTGTTCTTCACCCCGTTCTTCGGCGCGCTGCTGCTCACGGCGCTGGCCGCCTGGCAGCTGCGGGCCGATGGCCGGGCGCGCGGCTGGACGGTGGCCGCTCTGGTCCTGTACGTGGCGGTGTTCGCCGTCACCTCGGCCGCGAACGTCCCGCTCAACGACGCTCTTGCGGCCGCCACCGACCCGGTGCAGGCCCGGGCGGCCTTCGAGGGCCCGTGGGCGGTCTGGAACGACGTCCGCGGGGTGCTCACGGTGGCGGGATTCGGGTGCCTGCTGCGGGCGTTGGCGGTGAGGACGCGGGGTTGA
- a CDS encoding putative quinol monooxygenase — protein sequence MPKVTTIALLKAAPGAEDKVREQALSLVAPSRAEPGNISYQAYVHPEDPSAWLVFEEWEDRAAFEAHLSSPHLTEALAAGPGLLVGPPTEHVFTAAD from the coding sequence ATGCCCAAGGTGACCACGATCGCCCTGCTCAAGGCTGCCCCTGGCGCCGAGGACAAGGTCCGGGAGCAGGCCCTGTCCTTGGTCGCGCCGTCGCGGGCCGAACCGGGCAACATCAGCTACCAGGCGTACGTCCACCCCGAGGACCCGAGTGCATGGCTCGTGTTCGAGGAGTGGGAAGACCGCGCCGCGTTCGAGGCGCACCTGTCGAGCCCGCATCTGACCGAGGCACTCGCAGCAGGTCCGGGACTGCTGGTCGGCCCGCCGACCGAGCACGTGTTCACCGCCGCGGACTGA
- a CDS encoding SDR family NAD(P)-dependent oxidoreductase — protein sequence MSQAPSTSRRVYLVTGGNAGIGYFTAEQLAGTGATVVLGSRSAARAEAAMAAIRARVPGARVRSVGLDLADLGSLRASAESLEVERLDAVVHNAGVLLEGPERKETTDGNEIHFGTNHLGHFALTHWLMPLLEAAPCARIVTVGSFAAKSEHLDLEDLQTRSDYQAKRTYARSKLAQMHFGLELDRRLRAADSTVSSVVVHPGGALDSLTPSRPPVHVRRAGVLLRAAPAALVLQGKHAGARPAVRAVLDPGITGGELWGPRVFGLRGRPHRERLWTQLEDPEAGRRLWDASVKATGVTPAAHRR from the coding sequence ATGTCGCAGGCCCCATCCACGAGCCGTCGCGTGTACCTGGTCACCGGCGGCAACGCAGGCATCGGGTACTTCACCGCTGAGCAGCTGGCCGGCACCGGCGCCACTGTCGTGCTGGGCAGCCGGAGCGCCGCGCGGGCCGAAGCCGCCATGGCCGCCATCCGCGCGCGAGTGCCTGGAGCACGCGTACGGTCGGTGGGCCTGGACCTCGCGGACCTCGGCTCGTTGCGGGCGTCGGCGGAATCTCTGGAGGTGGAGCGCCTCGACGCAGTGGTCCACAACGCCGGCGTGCTCCTCGAAGGACCCGAACGGAAGGAGACGACGGACGGCAACGAGATCCACTTCGGCACCAACCACCTCGGGCACTTTGCGCTGACCCACTGGCTGATGCCGCTGCTGGAGGCCGCACCGTGCGCCCGCATCGTGACCGTCGGCAGCTTCGCCGCCAAGTCGGAGCACCTGGACCTGGAGGATCTGCAGACCCGCAGCGACTACCAGGCCAAGCGCACGTACGCCCGGTCGAAGCTGGCCCAGATGCACTTCGGCCTGGAACTCGACCGCCGGCTGCGCGCCGCGGACAGCACGGTGTCGAGTGTCGTGGTGCACCCTGGCGGGGCACTGGACTCACTCACCCCGTCACGACCGCCCGTCCACGTCCGGAGGGCCGGGGTGCTGCTGCGCGCGGCGCCCGCCGCCCTCGTGCTCCAGGGCAAACACGCCGGTGCCCGGCCCGCGGTCCGGGCCGTGCTCGACCCAGGGATCACCGGAGGCGAGCTGTGGGGCCCGCGCGTCTTCGGCCTACGGGGCCGACCGCACCGCGAGCGACTGTGGACCCAACTGGAGGACCCCGAAGCAGGGCGCCGGCTGTGGGACGCCAGCGTGAAGGCGACCGGTGTCACGCCCGCTGCCCACCGCCGATAG
- a CDS encoding glutaredoxin domain-containing protein has product MVRAWILPILLVLSGAAVATGQFSKGSPGTAAALLLGFLALAGVHSPLIFPRAIGAQEAQRLSALDGRPVVFWRPGCKYCIRLRIRLGRGARQVHWVDIWRDPAGAAAVRAANDGNETVPTVVVAGRPHTNPDPVWVREQLSPSA; this is encoded by the coding sequence ATGGTGCGCGCGTGGATCCTGCCGATACTGCTGGTACTCAGCGGCGCAGCCGTCGCGACTGGGCAGTTCTCGAAGGGGAGCCCCGGGACGGCCGCAGCACTCCTGCTGGGGTTCCTGGCGCTCGCCGGCGTACACTCACCCCTGATCTTCCCGAGGGCGATCGGTGCGCAGGAGGCGCAGCGCCTCAGTGCGCTCGACGGTCGGCCGGTCGTCTTCTGGCGGCCGGGCTGCAAGTACTGCATACGACTGCGCATCCGGCTGGGCCGCGGCGCCCGCCAGGTCCACTGGGTCGACATCTGGCGCGACCCGGCAGGAGCCGCAGCGGTGAGAGCAGCCAACGACGGCAACGAGACCGTGCCGACCGTGGTCGTGGCAGGCCGGCCGCACACCAACCCCGATCCCGTCTGGGTGCGCGAACAGCTGTCCCCTTCCGCCTGA
- a CDS encoding glycosyltransferase, producing the protein MRIVMMTAGSRGDVAPYTGLGAGLVRAGHDVTLAAHGVFEPLVAGSGVRFRPLPVDPRAELHSARGRRLHDARTGAGKLVRLASMARGAADAMAAALVEAAREGEVLLVGGALGPLGYAIAQGLGVPALGLHLQPLHPTREFPAPVLGTRSLGTLGNRLSGQAVMASVELLFSDAVRSLRRHGLATAGRSRTRPVLHGYSELVVPRPRDWPAGLEVSGYWWPHETGQLSRELEDFLAAGPPPVFVGLGSATVPDPHRVSGEIVTALRAAKVRGIVQRGWAGLGARGDDILTIDEVPHSLLFPRTAAVVHHAGAGTTGAVLRAGVPTVPVPVQFDAAFWASRLTALGTAPGVVPLRRLTSGALAVALRRATEDGSHRARARALADRLAAEDGVAPVLAALARLAR; encoded by the coding sequence GTGCGCATCGTGATGATGACGGCGGGATCCCGGGGCGACGTCGCGCCGTACACGGGTCTGGGTGCAGGTCTCGTACGGGCCGGGCACGACGTGACGTTGGCCGCCCACGGCGTGTTCGAGCCGCTGGTGGCCGGGTCGGGAGTGCGGTTCCGCCCGCTGCCGGTGGATCCCCGTGCCGAGCTGCATTCCGCGCGGGGCCGGCGGCTCCATGACGCGAGGACCGGCGCGGGGAAGCTCGTACGGCTGGCGTCCATGGCCCGGGGAGCGGCCGACGCGATGGCGGCCGCCCTGGTGGAGGCCGCGCGAGAAGGCGAGGTCCTGCTGGTCGGCGGGGCGCTGGGGCCGCTCGGGTACGCCATCGCCCAGGGGCTAGGGGTGCCCGCCCTGGGCCTGCACCTCCAGCCCCTGCATCCGACGCGCGAGTTTCCCGCCCCGGTCCTGGGGACGCGGTCCCTGGGCACGCTGGGGAACCGGTTGAGCGGGCAAGCGGTCATGGCGTCGGTGGAGCTGCTGTTCTCCGACGCCGTACGGTCGCTGCGACGCCACGGGCTCGCCACGGCGGGCCGGTCCCGGACGAGGCCCGTGCTGCACGGCTACAGCGAACTCGTCGTCCCCCGGCCCCGGGACTGGCCCGCGGGACTGGAGGTGTCCGGGTACTGGTGGCCGCACGAGACCGGGCAGTTGTCCCGGGAACTCGAGGACTTCCTCGCTGCCGGGCCCCCGCCGGTCTTCGTCGGTCTGGGCAGCGCCACCGTTCCTGATCCCCATCGGGTGAGCGGTGAGATCGTCACCGCGCTGCGGGCGGCGAAGGTGCGCGGGATCGTCCAACGGGGATGGGCGGGGCTGGGTGCCCGGGGCGACGACATCCTCACCATCGACGAGGTGCCGCATTCCCTGCTGTTCCCCCGCACGGCCGCTGTCGTCCACCACGCGGGAGCGGGCACGACCGGCGCCGTCCTGAGGGCCGGGGTGCCCACCGTTCCGGTGCCGGTCCAGTTCGACGCGGCGTTCTGGGCGTCCCGGCTGACGGCGCTGGGGACCGCTCCCGGGGTGGTGCCGCTGCGCCGCCTCACCTCCGGGGCTCTGGCCGTGGCCCTGCGCCGGGCCACGGAGGACGGCTCTCACCGTGCGCGGGCCCGCGCGCTGGCCGACCGCCTGGCCGCGGAGGACGGCGTCGCGCCGGTACTCGCAGCGCTCGCCCGGCTCGCTCGCTGA